The sequence cgccatggatagcTTTCAGCCtacattgtatttctaattcctctatagtTTCTGCTCTGATATTCAAGGCTCCATcggaggacaaatttaagggcgtgtattcaagatccgcttgacataTGGTACTGTGAAACGCAACATTTCGTTTACTGTTAAAATAGTCTTGCAActttataacttgtgactcacagttttttgacatttacagcgcccctaccccctaaatttCGTGACAGAaataccctttcaatcgctgaatttctgtcgtgtattcggtgcttcgtcatttctacgcgaacaattctatttaacttttcaaggtcggtgttagaacattttatgagcccgaaggagtacgtgaggacagggatgtcatatgtgttgattgccctgattttgtttgccgagttgagaaaactcttcataatcaatctgtgTCTCGTAGTGAATGCAGTCGTGAGGCTTGTCTTAACTACCGTATGCTTAATAcctttagattcaagaatacccagatatttatatgattcgcctgcagctatTGCATCGATGTCATTTTCAAACTCGTTCTCTAACCTTGCGGTCTCTAATTCTCCTCTGATTAAATgtactgttctacatttatctaatCCGAACTCCATGAGATtaatcattggaaaactgctttgtgacatcgatcacttgctgcagtttctgggctgaactagcgtacagcttcaggtcatccatgtaaagaagatgggtcacttgatgaccatcctcattatcatgaattctgaacccatgaggcATGCTGTATAGTGTTTTTCTTCAAtagattcaacgctaaacagaaccatagtgcactgaaggagtctcctttaaatatacccgtcgtaatgcgtattgatctagttatccttggttgtccattatcaaaatacttgattcttgtaccccagagcctcatcgcatggtttagaaagtcaataatgcgtggacacattttttaaagttttaagacttcaagcaaatagtcatgcggcacggaaggaaacgcttgcttgcagtcaatgtatgccatgtgcaagttcctttgatgcttacgagcttgagtcatgacaacagcgtctatagtgactagatctttacaacctcgcgagtttttacaacatcctttttgtacTTCTGTAAGAATGACATTctcgtcacaatgagaatataccttatctgcaatgatagctgtaagacatttataaatttttggaagacaggctatcagtCGAAAGTCAGacggattttgagcgtctggttttttcgatatcatatacgtagtaccctggagcataacgcatggcatcagatctgggtgttcaatgatcttctgaaaacaccttgccaacgcaagatgcacactcggcagatacttgtaccagaagttgtgcaccatgtcccgACCTGGAGCTtttcaattacttgcccttttcaagaccgctgaaacatctaaaactGTAATGTTTGCCAGTTGCATTTTAGGACTATTGCTTGCTCTTACTTTCTCCAGTGTGAACCACGCAGTATCCAAATTGCATCTGCTCATTTTTCCCCAAATACCcaaccagtagttagtcatatcttccaattgagggacttcggtgtcttgcttgTTATTTGGATTTACTCTCAGTTCACCATAGAACCTTCTTGCATCTGTCTGGAAGTTTCGATTTTGCTGCCTTCgtgttctattttttttgtaccgacgcagtcttgcAGTatgaacatcaagtctctgtcgttgggagtctataatTTCTTCCAATATTGCTGGTTTTAATGTCTCGATGTGTCGacggtggatgattttagtaatattgtttatcagctttctggttctatttccttttttatattgagttaatctacccaatttgcaccttactttgctgacatccatatcgaACTTGATCTTACATGGTGGATCTCGCTCCCTTGGCtgaaacaaaaactgcatttgcaggcctaatTTTCCGGCCCATTATTCTAaaggttgccacagctgcacagcatacaagagtttgcacctgtAACGCAGTTCGTGCTACGTTTAAATACGTAgataaaaccttgctgtcgagacgtactattagtgcacgcagatcatctgtgatgttcattttgggcagagaatacCTTACTGTTGGttctaaatatttgaactctagtaaagcatgaccgaaattcctttcaaggtgctgtagttttcctgggatttccctatccacatcatcgttattaatatccggatgtggttctaatggatccggtacatgatgttcattttCCCTaacacctatgccttcagcatcaatcaagtcttcgttttCCACATCTTCCAAAACAAGTTCAACAATAGGAAGCTGATaatccacttccattttgatagcagctatttcaacacccaaaagcagtctgtttacagatattaagagtttttgatctgccagattctgctcctttatttttgtggctagctcttggtatttaagtaagaagagtctatgatgctctctcctcacactttgcccacatttctctgccaaaaaataaaggcgcataacatctctgttcatatggtatgtggtggtgttggatcatcaataggttgaggaagaacatcaattgctcctgcttgatcGTTTGACGCGGATTACTCTAACTGATgctcattgccgtcgtttttccacggcAAATCAACCTGtagtttaatctccattgctcggtcttgtGTCACGTGTATATTAGTCTTGATGTCCtacaccttagcgataagatctcttagaacgactttttgtatattaggatactttgcagcaaattttgttcttaaattgtatcggttttctttattattgattatNNNNNNNNNNNNNNNNNNNNNNNNNNNNNNNNNNNNNNNNNNNNNNNNNNNNNNNNNNNNNNNNNNNNNNNNNNNNNNNNNNNNNNNNNNNNNNNNNNNNttattaaacttttactcggataaacccggttatacatcatagccacggactaagtcaagtgactgatgagatcagAATGTTACacgttaattcaaataatttgatacgATCCTTGAAACCTCCTGCGGTGATGTTGTAATAAtggaatgtaaataaataaaatacatatatgaGGAATCATAATTTTGCAAGGATGTCGCGGCACTGACTTTTCCTTGAAACATTCATTTCGGAAgtgaataaaagtttaaaaaacacatttttgcagATGAAAAAACaatggttaaagattaaatttttgccttaatttaaataaatttactattaaattacaatcagataaatttgaaaaaaattggcaaaaaataccGAAGGATGTAGGCTtcccttattttttataattattaaagaataaattttggcGAAAAAAGGAGGATTAATTTTAGTATTTCAGTAAACAGTATTTAAATTGtagactattaatttttattaattaaattaatataaccgTGAGGTGTATCTTAAAGTTTATGAATTAGCCTAAATTCTTAGGTAAAgagaattattatagaaaatctattattaaatttgaagtaatcgattaatcaattatttataatataatagatAAACTTCAATTTATCACTGAATTTTGAGGGGAACTACAGTTTAAGGTTGGATCCGAACCACTAGAGACTCGGtagaagtacatagaaaaatttccatttgtaCCGACTTAGGGATCTACCGCCCTACCGCTTGAgccacaaaatttttagaattagattttgagaaaaatagagGAACAAGGAGGAAAAGGGGAATAGGTGATTGTTATTATTGCGGTACCTACATTCAAAAGTCTATCATTTCAAAAGGGACAGTACTTAAATTACCTTTTTAGccctaaattttattatttggttgaaaatttaacaactttcttagaaagacatcctttttagttgcaaattaaactttttggctaAATTTACGCtttgttaggttaaaaattcaactctttgcgaagaaaattaaccttttgtttaaaattcatattttcttgctgatgagtcaactgaaatattttttggatgaaaactatttttccaaaaagaaaattttggtttacTTCCtctagtttagaaaaaatttcgcttttcctaaataaaaatgcaactctttggttgaaattttgtctttatgattttaaaattcacgtacctcagcagaaattacatttttcttgaaaaaaaatggcagtgtttggttcgaaattcaacaattttattgaaattctgctgttttgttaaaaatttaactatttcttagaaaatttactttttgtttatattgaatattttagtattgaaaagagaactgagatcttttttggatgaaaattcaatattttaaaataaaagattcatATGTTTTAAGAGACGTTTCGTCAtcagtttggataaaaattaaactatatttgattaaaaagtcatatgaaattccactgttttgttgaaaatttaaccatttggtagaaaatttactttttgtttaaattgtcgtttttttatttaaattccctgttttagtacaaattgatgaaaatttgatagagaatttttttttattagatttttcgttaaacaaaaattcttctatttccaAAGAAATGTCatcttcttttgataaaatacaactgtttggtaaagatttcaacagttttgttcaaaattcattctttttggttaaaaatttttctttttgggttgataattcaatttttttcgtagaaacttactccttgtttaaaaattgatatttttatcgtaaaaacacaactgaaatctttttcaacagaaaattgaactattttttaaaatgaaaatgcaactttttggttgaaaattattcttccttgctaagtatacaattatttcatttaaaagatttgacttAATCActgttagaaaatatatattttttaatatttatatttttagttgaaaattcatctccttcgttgaaagtttaactagtttgttaaaaattaatcttttttaattgaaaattcatccacttgggtaaaacttaaactatattggaaaacatttactttttggattttaacttattgaatattatatataattaaNNNNNNNNNNNNNNNNNNNNNNNNNNNNNNNNNNNNNNNNNNNNNNNNNNNNNNNNNNNNNNNNNNNNNNNNNNNNNNNNNNNNNNNNNNNNNNNNNNNNgtacaaaaaaaatgaagagatTTCTCAGAAACcttaggaaaattaaattctgtgtagaaaatttaactgcttagcgGAAAAGCCTTTTTAggttttcaaattctttgtttttttttactaaaaattaaaaaaaaatgtaaatctaagcaaaattaaattctctgtaGAAAATTGAACCTTCTTAGCGCAAAAGcctttttagggtttaaaattaatttttttactaaaaatgtaactttttcatttttttaaagttaatctcttttagttgaaaactcttttttttggtaaaaaaaaaaaattttcttggtttgaaatttcattttttatttagtaaaaatgtatcagtttcgtagaaaattaattttttgctaaagtcatatttttggtttgaaaacttaatttttgtagagaaatttCGTCTTTGGGCTTGAACGTTCAACAATttcgataaacttttatttatttttcgagtaaaaaatcattatttgttgtaaattcgctttttgtaaaattcacctattatgttacaaattaattaatttggttaaaaattaaagcattttgttACCAATTCACTTTTTACAGTAGAAAAGGattctctaaaaataaattaataaatctgaaaatttcaggtttttatctgaaatgatgctttattccgtttataaaaaatcCTATATCAAAAGTATTACAACATTAAAATGCAGgtaattgaatattaatgattaaggaagatgaaaaattagtcaaggaaaaatcagggaattttgaaaatgaagttctcgaaCACCCTGACTAATTTTGCTAACAATAACTATCAAAACATTTccggaaactaaaaattactggggggggggggggcaaaaatattttgttaagatttattCTAGAGGGGAGAGACGCTTTTAGAGAAGGTccataatccgttacgtaatttaagtacgccCCAAAGTCATTAAAACTTAAGATAAAGCTTCAAAATATTGGtattgttaattaataaaaatattttattcttacgtAAGTTGGGATAAAGATTTCCAATCGGTGAACTATCAGTTACTGTATAATCTGGAGGTAATTGGGGAGCAGAAGGAGGAGGTGCAGATGGAGGAAATGCACCATCTCCTGGTGCAACCGGATTCCAACCATAGGCAGGGTCCTTTGTTGGATAATCTTGTACTGCAGGAGCAACTAATGACTGATAATTGGCAAGAGGAACTGTTCCTATAAACACTAGAGTACTCTTTCTTAAATTCTTTCGATAcctgaaaagtaatttaaaaattagtttattaattagCTTCGAAACTTGGAATATTCGAGCGTGAGAGACTTGAAATAAATGAGCTTTGAAATAAATGAGAGTGGGAATAAGTGACAGTTCAttgtatataaatttgaaaaatgttcggcattataaaattttgatataaatcatcctaaagaacattacattttttaatacttttgccATATCTTCCATGAAAATGTTCAcaatctgaacaaaaaataattactccttaaatttgaagtaaattcTCTCAGCAATCCCATGAAATATTTCGGAATCCCTTGTAATCTTCCatgacgaaaaaaatattataagaaattgaGTATGGATCTATAATGATAtttctataatgaatttcctcgatttttttaaaaatattttgctaaggcatttcaaaaatttatgccACAAATTGCGAGAGTACATTTTCACAAATATTCAATCGGGTTtcgagagatttaaaaatatttttaaggatttcaaggaattttgaaatattttaagggattttaaaggattttaaagatttctaaacatttccagGTATttgagggaattaaaaaaattggcatatgttgtcttgtatttttttttgtaatctgaattttgtaggatttccaaaactttcaagatatttctagttaatgttggaaaaaaatgaaagtgaTTGAAATTTCACGGGATTCTTAGCGAATCCAAAGATTGCAAGGGATCTTAaattatttcaggaaatttcataaaatgtaaaAGACTTTGATAAACcagtattttgagaaatttcaaaaaattctaaggattccaaacgatttcaagaaatataaaatagtcctagggatttaaaagttttttttagagaacgaataagtttaatttacgttattttcaagggatttcaaatgatttgtgtATAACTTTTAAAAcggatttttactttttctaaaaatttctaaggattctaaagaattttaagaaatataaaaaaaccttAGGGATTTAagacttttttgaatgaaattcaatgaataagtttgatttatttgatattaaagggatttcaaatgatttgtacatttcaaatgatttatacgttctctaaaaatttctaaggattctaaagaattttaaggaatataaAAAAACCTTAGGGATTTaagccttttttaaaaagaaattcaatgaataagtttaatttacttgatattaaagggatttcaaatgatttatacataccttttaaaatggatttttacgttttctaaaaatttctaaggattcTAAAGAAATATGACAAAATACtaggaatttaaaagttttgttagagaacgttaataaataaattaaattcattttatattcAAGTGTTTTTAAGTGGATTtttatagttgttttttttttaatttcaagggttttcaaaGAGTTTTGCAGGGTTTCtaaagacttttcaaaaaaatttaccagCTTTAAAAGACTAATCAATCcctaaggattttaagggatttgaacaatttttttaaaagagaactttaatgaataaatgtaatttaatttaaattcaagggACTTAAAGTTAATtagacttaatttttcaaatggtttttacgtttccaaaaatgttaaagaattccaaagtattccaagaaatatataaaatttcacggaatttccaagatttttgtataatttctaaagatttaaagaaatttcacaagatttcaaggatttaaatcaATCTCTaaggattttcaggaatttaaaaaatgtctatggCTTTGAACCATTTTAAAGAACTTCcatgaataagtttaattaaattcaagggACTACAAGCGATTTATAtccagtttttcaaataaatttttacgttttccacagatttcaaaggattccaaaacatttcaagaaatataaagaaAACCTCGGAATTTGGAAGTTTTTTTAGAGAACTTAAATGGATAAGCTTAATTTACTttatattcaagggatttcaaatattttatacgtaccatttaaaatggatttttacgtTTTCTAATAATTTCTAAGGGTTCTAAAGAATTTCAGGTAACATAAAAAAACCTTAGggatttaaacgtttttttttagtgaaattcaatgaataagtttaattttctttatattcaaaGGATTTCGAATGTTTTATACCTACTTTTTCAAATgactttttaagttttctaaccaattttaaggattccaaagtatttcaagaagtataaaaaaattctagggatttcaaatttttttagagaactttaatgaataagttaaatttgttttatattcaagtgatttaaaatggattttatgctgttttttaaaacattttaagggatttcaatgaGTTTTGTagggtttccaaagatttttccAAAAGTTTACAAGCTTTAAAGGATTCTAATCAATCtctaaggattttaagggatctgaaacgtttttttttaacacaaaactttaataaataagtttaattcttcaattttcaagaattccaatggatttcaagaaatatacaaaatttcaaggaatttgccgAGATTTTTGTAtagtttctaaagatttcaaagaatttcgcaatatttaaagaattttaatcaacCTCCAAggattttcacagatttaaaaaatctctatggCTTTGAAccattttaaagagctttaatgaataagttattttaatttatattctcggaatataaaataatttatacctATCTTTTCAAACTAATTTCAAGACTTTAGCAGCTCGGCTCTCACATGTGAGAGCCGAGCTGGGCTTATCAGCTATCTTCATAGTTGTTTTAATCCCCTCCCTGAGTACAAAAAAGacagaattataataaaaataaaaaattattaccatcCTTCGACGCAGGCTTCAGATTTCAATTCGTACTTGAGGTCAATAATGCcacaattgttcaaatttgaaggcGGAAGAGGAGGAATATCCAATACTTGTTCGTAGCTGACGGTATCATTTCCTTCGACTGGACCTTTGCTAACTTCTGATATTGTTATCCATTCAGTTTTTGTATCAGTGTGTGGAGTATTCACACGATAAGTTACAACctagaaaaaacatttatttttattttaaaaggtcctCTATCCCTAGATAGAAATTAATccaaaagaaaattgtatattagatTCTCAGGGAACGGATGAGAGCCATTGTGAAGTTAACTGAATGTCCCAGTTCGATTCTCAAATGTAGAGAATGTGAGAGCCGAGCTGCGCTCCTCAGTTAACTTCAGAGTGGCTCTAATCCTCTTCCTGCAGATTATTCAATGTCTTTTGTTGTTAATAGAAGAATAACGTTCAAAACgtttaattcttataatttttaaaaatattttaccttttgCAGCGACAATTTTACTGTGGAAATCCTAACTCCTGATTGATTTTCTATATCAACTTTTATCGGCATCGATTGCCCTGGAACATATCCTCTCACTGGCAAAGAAACATTCATAGAAAGAGGTAAAGAGGCACAACAAAGGCAACAAAAGGTTTTAGTCTTTTCTTCCATAATAGGttcctaaaaaattaaagtaagaatGAATTTATATTTGTCAATTTAAGACAActcataattttcttgaaaaataaaaatcagggttgctacaaaatctaGATTTAGAAATTCGCTGACTTTCCCCCACTTTCCATGacagatttttcattttccctgatctttatcaattttgtattcgagcataaaaataaaattactctaAGGAGATCAGTAACgtgaatcgaaaaaaaaatattctaaatttatcttcagatcttggaatacattttttattaaatttatgaatcttcaaccgaaaaaattaatttttaacgtaatagttgaattttcatcaaaaattatcaattttaacaataactaatgaatttataaacaaatagattaattttcgtcTTATATTATAATCTTTcagcccagaagattaattttctaccagaagagataaattttcaacaaaatatttgagttttcaactcaaCATCATAAATTTggtaccaaaaatggaatatttaactttttagtcataaaaattaatttgaaaacaaaaaatgaattttcaatcaaagagataaatctttatataaacaaatgaattctcaactaaaagtaTAATAGATGACATATCCACAAAAAAAGATTGATACTTCAAAAatccaacccaaaaatataaattttttgaaaaaaaaactaatttccaccAATATTGTtggatttaaaagcaaaaaaataaactttctaaacAAAAGCTTACTTTGTAACCCCAAgatacaatttttctacaaaaccgctggatttttaaccgaaaaatatcagttcaaaccaaaagaaatctatttttatttaaaacaatgttacttcaatcaaaaaatgaatttataaccacatggttacattttcatccaagattataaatttaaaacacaagattcaatttctacaaaaaagatgatttttcaacaaaatatatgaatttttaacaacatatgaaaatttttacaaaaaaaaaaaaagaatctataatgaaatagataaattttcgtcttaaattataagttttcaaccaagagagattttttagacaataaagaaaaaaatttatccaaaatgttcaatttgaagccaaaaagatacattttatataaaacaattgagttttcgacctaaaagtataaaattttaacaaaaagttaatatcCGTAAAAATTGTTGGATATAAAAGCCTAACAATGAATTTCctacacaaaagtttaattttcaactccaaaatataaattttgaatgaaaatgattaaatttttaaaagaaaaaatactagaaaaattaatttttagttaaaattatgaattttcataaaaaaatataaatttacaaccaagaagattaatttctacccaaaagatgatttttcaaccaaatattaaaattgctaacaacaaaaaatgaatttataatcaaatagataaattttcgtcataaattatataatatttgtaccaacaagattaattttttaccaaaagagacagaataattaaatttttacccgaaaaatttatttttctaataaaaatcgcattttaaaccaaagcgatgaacatttaaaaaaatgaattcccaaccaaaagtGTAACAGATGATTTAtatccactaaaaaatatttttacttaaaaagttcaaaacagttgaattcaaataaaaaagactgattttcaactaaatcgtcgttgaattttcaaccaagaaagatttttacgccaatgataaaaaaaagtgttaaaaatgttgagttttaaagCCACGAAGAcacattttctacaaagcaattgagtttttaaaccaaaaatatatatttttgaatttattttcaattccgaaataagaattttctacaaatataattcaatttttaatttaaaaaaagactagtttaaaccaaaataaa is a genomic window of Belonocnema kinseyi isolate 2016_QV_RU_SX_M_011 chromosome 8, B_treatae_v1, whole genome shotgun sequence containing:
- the LOC117178962 gene encoding arrestin domain-containing protein 17 — protein: MGLKEFKILFDNPWKTYYPGQTVTGRIVVVLESPKKIRGICVKMKGEANTSWTADKQKLNNEGRYENEQQLLTGHEEYFSIKYYVIGNSSDGEIELPPGENFYPFTCALPPNIPSSFESDLGHVRYTVKAILDRPWKFDQETKDAFTVVSSFDLNTDSRASEPIMEEKTKTFCCLCCASLPLSMNVSLPVRGYVPGQSMPIKVDIENQSGVRISTVKLSLQKVVTYRVNTPHTDTKTEWITISEVSKGPVEGNDTVSYEQVLDIPPLPPSNLNNCGIIDLKYELKSEACVEGWYRKNLRKSTLVFIGTVPLANYQSLVAPAVQDYPTKDPAYGWNPVAPGDGAFPPSAPPPSAPQLPPDYTVTDSSPIGNLYPNLPPPSYEESVSGARSLRDRDESEHVMGIRGHFAPRYPVYNFAPAQ